Genomic segment of Drosophila simulans strain w501 chromosome 2R, Prin_Dsim_3.1, whole genome shotgun sequence:
TATAAATGTACGAAACCCTGGAAATAGAACTCAAGAATGTACACACAATAATGATAATCAGTCGATTGTGGGTATAATGCTTTTGGCTTCAATCATATCTTTAAGATGAACACTTAAAGTACGCACATCCTCAGAAGACTCGTTCAACCCGCTCATATAATATTGACTCAATATGCGACCGATTTCGGGGGGATAAACTACAAATTTTAACGTGGTCAGTTTCGggtatacaatttaaattgatagtCGCTTACTTATTGTTTCCACTGTTACAATTTTGGTCCGCCGGTTGACGTAAGTGCATCTCCCGGCAATAAATTCGGTTGAGCCAGATTTGGCGTTTCCCTTAATCTTCAGCAGTTTAAATATAACCGTATCGCCCCTGGACGGCAGGCTAGTGAGCGGAGTTGCAGTCCGCAGTAGGTTCCTTATAATGCCCAAAGATTGCCTATCTTGTACTACTAAGATGTGAAGGGCACTCATAAGCATAGAACTACCATTTTAATGTCTCGGATCTCACCTGGAATCGGCTCAATATCAGAGTCGTCGCATGTAACGTCGATATTCGAGTCATCTACCAACATTACATCGTCGTCGGAATCGGATACTAATTCTTCCTCAAAAATAGGTACTTTTTCCGTTTTTACATCCTTCGAATCAACGTTATTTTTAATCGGAGATGCATTTTCGTCATCTGGCAAAATTTTTTCGACTTTGGGTGTTTTTTCCATAGATGTGTTGTTCTGCAGAAATGAATCAGTAAGCTCAAGTGGATTAGTGGCTTCAGCTTCGGACGGAAGAGTGGTCTCAGCCTCAGTAGAATTGTCCAGATAAGCAGATTCAACTGCTGCTATGGCCTCCGGAAGAGTGGTTGATGTTTCAATGATGTCTTCGGGAAAAGTTGCAACTGCTGTCTTTATATCTTCTGAAACAGTTTTTTTATCCTTTACATCTGGAAATTCTTGGTCACGCAAAGTGTCGATGGATTCGAGCTTTAAAGTTGAATCCTTCCCATTGCTTGGGAATTGTTTAGCCGTATCACTCTTAGCCCCTTTCTGCAGCAACAAACGAGGGCTGATGGGCTTAAGTTGTATATATTCcagaatttcaatttgtttttttttagtgggAAATGGAACTATGCGCGGAACATTAAAGGACATCTCCAAGAGAGGGGAGCGGAACGAGATCGATGGGAGGCTACCAGCAATGCCAGGACCCTTCTCAGTTTGGTCCACATCCAAGTGTGTtttgtcctgctgctcctctggAGTTTCGTCTTCCTGCAGCGCTACCACACCAGATTTTTCTGATAGAATATCTTGATTCTTGCTTTCTGACATTTTACTCTCCTTCAGCGTGCATCGAGAAACACTCTTAGGAGCAGGTTCATTCTGTACCTGCTCAGATGCCTCGGGCGATTTGGGcggtttcttgtttttggatttttttttagtcTGAGGAGCAGATTCCTTCTTCTCTGTCTCGATGTTCGCTGACATGCTAGAAACTTCTGTCTGAGTTTCAGGGGCCTTTGGAATGCCCTTGTTTATCAAGAGCTTTGACTGCACAGAAGGTCCACGAGCCTTATCTAGTAACTCCTTATTTCCCACACAAGACGGATCTTCCTTAATATTGATCCATTCTGAGTTGTTCTGGTTCTTGGAGCGCTTTGAAGGTCGGAGGGGAGTGGAGGCGGTTAGGTGTACCTGTTCCTCGACGGATCGATTCTTGCGCTTCTTACTGGATTTTACAGGAGCAGGGCTCACAAAGGTATCACTATCATGGCTGGCAAACCGAAAGGCTCTGCAAGAGATGAATATGCTGAAGTAGCACGTAAAAAGAAATAAGCTCACCTACTTGAGTCCTTCGGCAGAGTTCAGCACTTTAATAGACTCCCTCGGGGGCAGAAAGCATCCATCTGCGGTGAGCAAACTTATGTCCTTCTGTTGgaatgcaatttattaataattagcAGTTGGAGATTCTTAAAAATCTTGCCAAGCTGAAGAGGTTTTGTATGTGGTCCTGGAGGTCCTTGATGTTGTTCCATGCTGCATCGATGAAAACCAACGAATTTCGTCGTTCGTCCTTGAAAAAGTTTGATAGATCTACCTTCATGCTGGATTGGCGCATTTCTGACTTAGTTTTCTTAcgattaaaattattttaaaatgtgcTAACATGAATAGAGATGGAAGTATGTTCGATTTCGTTATCGTTAAATCgatgtgtttatttttctgtaaaatgaatttaattttttcgtagtgatttataaaaattgagCTTATTTGAATGACAAActacattaatattaaaaaattgcaatatggaaaataatatatttaagtcAACAagattttactttaaattatttaagttagttttaaaaatgcctaAGGCAGAGAGCTGTAATAATAGATAAATCAAAGCTTTGCCTGGCagagaatttaattttttaaagtcCACAATGTTATCGATAGCATTTACGAGGTACGCACGACCGATAGCGATAAGACAGTTCTTGTGtacaacgaaaacaaatagTTCTTATCAATAAAGTTAGGCATTAATCACGGCTCCGAATTAGATAAATGATGTAATTCCGCCACGAGGACGCCGTTCCGTTCCGATCCGACTCCACTCCAAAATGAGCCACGGCGACCAGAGTCAAAACCAGAGCTGCCAGCGGAGTCAGGCGCTCACTGGCGGTGGTGACTCCGCAAGGGACAGGGAGAAGGAAAAGAAGGGCTGGTTCCACTCGCTGACCAGGCGCAAGAAGTCAGACTCGGCGCTGGCCGTGTCTGCATCCGCCTCCACCAGTGGATcccagaacaacaacaacgaagtGTGCGTCCTTGAGGCAGCGGACTCTTCCATGGCCAGCTGCAGCAATGGGGGCACGGGCACAGGAACTCTGCGCAGAAGGCGGGACAAGGACAAGCGAAACGTGTTTGCTAGACTACGAAGGAAGGTTGGCCAAGGGCTCAGCTCCCTGCGAAACTGGCACTCCATGGGCGACTGCGACGACGGCGGAACCACTGATGCCACCTACGAGTTCCTTACGCCGGCCATCTGTCCGGAACCCACGCTACCATTCACACACGACTACTTGCGCTTTATCCGGAAGAAGTGGCTGGAACGCGAGGACGCCCACTCGCCCAACCAGATCATGTACAAGGCCTGCTCCGAGATGCTCAAGTACGCGCCGTGTTTCTCCGTCCATCAACGATCGATGACTCATgccctttgtttgtttttagccAAGTGTGGTACTGGGGTGAGATCTCCAGGCGCGATTCGCAGCGACAGTTGAGCGACAAGCCGACTGGGTCATTTCTAGTCCGTGACTCGGAAACCAGCGGATCCCAATTCACGCTCAGCTTTCGGATTGTGAACGTAACCCTGCATTATCGACTGGAATATCGCGACAATTTTTGGCACTTCGAGGAACTCAAGTACGAGTCCATTGTGGAGATGATCGAAGATATCTTGCACCGCTGCACCAACGACAACTTTGTGTGCTTTGTGAAGGTTCCCAACGAGATGCAGCCACCGTTTCCAGTGATCCTCAAGTACCCGTTAAGCCGGTACGCCAACATGCCCAAGCTGCAGGACCTATGCCGCCGCGTTCTGCAGCGCCAGATGTCGCGCGAACAGCTGGCCCAGTTGCCAGTGCCGGCGCAGATGCTGGAGTACTTGTCGGTGGAGCGGGAGCTGGTCTTCCAGAGCTAGGCATCCGCCGCCCGCCGTCGAGAAGCCGCTGGTCAAAGCTTTAACACTGAAGTAAACGCAAGCGCGTACACCAAAGAGGTCCGGGCGAATGGAATCCCAGCCTGCAGTTGTTCGTAATGATATTTGTTGGTCGGATTGGCAATATGTTGTTGATGCATTTCTACGCCCCCGTAACTAAGCGCACAGTCTCTCTTCACGTGCACGCCGGAATCCCAGTGCACAGAATTTTACTGTATTGTACTGCTAAGTACCATTAGTACTAGTATCTTGTCTAGGATAATGTATTATGTTATTTGCCATATTTAGTCTATTGGTTTGTTTTATATGGGTCCTGGTCAAGTCTATACTCTGCACCACAGTGTGCAAATccttaaacaaatttttaaacattgaactattgcatatatgtattaaCGTTAGTTCTAAGCCAGATGTATCGTACTATTTAcgttgtttgcatttttgtatTCCTAACTTGGACACTAACTTTTTGCTAATCTAGATTGCATGGAATTTAGGCAGCTTTACGGCAATCGAATACGTTCAATGCCAATTACTCTTGTTGCAACgtgtatgtattttatttaaatctatCTACGAATATTTTACAAGAACAAAATATCAATCAACTCCTTGAGCGATCTTGCAGTCAAAGGAGATcgcaaataaagaaaaaatcacACATCTGCATGTTTATTCAGAAGGGGAGATTTTGTTCTTTAACGTCCTCCTCTTCGTTCTCCAGCTCTACATGGTCGTACATGCGATAGGCTTTGAACTGGCCCAGCTTGACACCATCCACGTAAAAGAAACTGAGAAAACAACTGCGGCACAGGTAGGAGGGATCGTGCAGCTGTCGCCGGGACTGGTTCACGATGAAGCTATAGCTGCGAATGCCGCACATATAGCAGGTCCTGCGGTTAAAGGTGCTGAAGGCGTGAGGATAGGGATACAGGCTGCGATCTGGCCGTTTACTGAGCGGCGTTAGCACCTCGATCTGGGAGATCACGAACAGGTGCTCGCAATTGCCGTGGTGCAGGTAGTGTAGCGGTGACCCGGGGCTGACAGTAAGATCGATGAATCTTTTGCCCTCCATACTCTCCACCTTAAGCGTTTCTCCGTTCACTCCGTTCGCTTTGGCCGCCCACTGCAACACGGTCTTGGAATAGTCGGGATTGTTCGGATTCCGCTGGTCGTTGTAGAATGTGTCGTTGATGAAGAAGTAACCGGGATTTGTGTCAATGGATGGCAACGGTGCATCCGGATCGTCGCTGATGTCGACAAAGCGTTTTCCATTGCAAACGCAGCTGATCTTGTCCCGCAGCTCGGTCAGATAGTTGCTGCCCAGACATACGAATTCCTCGGCGAAAACGGGAATCTCCACCTTAAACCCGCGATGGTAGGCCCGCGGTGGTCGATAGACACGCACGGTTAGCTCCAGTTCACCGCAAGCATCGAGGTGGAGGTTAGGAGCGTCTGTCGGCGGCGGATTCAGTTTGTGGCTGTACTGGGTGCGGCCAAAGGGACACTTACGGGACTTGTCCTTGTGCTGGCTTAGAGCCGTAAATGTGGAGGGCACATGCTGGTTCTCCTGTGGCAGAGAAAAGGTTGGGCGGCATTTGTCTGCGGCGGGCTGGAAGACTGCAATCGAGCTGTCGTCTGGGGACTCGATCAAGTCCAGAGAACAGCTATCAGACACGTCGACAAGTACTGGGTTTGTTTGCAGAAAGAAGGGCACTTCGTCTGCAGTACCGGATATCTTATTTTGATAGTCGGATAGAAAGTCTCGCAGGTTTAAAGCTGGCTTCGTTGTCATATAGGTGCTATCCATGGTACTGAGGGGTATGTcttgaaaatgtgttttctGTTGAGGATTACACTCAGCTCTCCACACTCAGTGATCTTCTCCGAACTTGTTAATAGCCTCCTTGTAGGTTATATTTAGCTTCAGAGATTCTGGCTTTGGCTCGGTCTGCTCGTCCTGTTCAGCCTCAGCCGATTTCTCTACCTCCTGGTGCAAATTGTCCACGTAGACCCTTTCAAAAGATATCACCTTGGTGGATTTGTCCACGTACTGGTACCGCTGGCGACACACAGACTCAAAAAGCGGATCACTTGCCAGGttgtccttttccttctcGAAGAACACGTTGGTTCCCACGGAATGTTCGTAGCGTCCCCGGTAGATGCTTCCATTCACCTCCGCCATAGGCGTGTCACTCTCGATTCCGATGACCTTAATGGCCGCGTCCTCGTGCTTCAGCTGGTGCGGGTGGATGTGGTTCTTGAAATCCGCAAATACCAGGTACTCTGTGTCCTCGTACTCCGAATCGGAGGAATCATTCATGTTCCCCTTTTATCGTTATGCATGGGTGTTGTTGTTTGATGTTCGATAGTTAAACCGGTTCCATGTAACCCACAAGCTATAGTTTTGCAGTTTATAAATTAGTTGGCGTTATTTCGCAATAGATGACGTCCTTAAACATACTTGGTCTTTTTTGTACACGCCTGATTTCCTTTTACAAAACTTTGTTAGATATATGCGTCCACATTCCTCTTCTTCCCTTTCTATGGTAAATTTAAAATGGCATTGTGGTGCGAAAATACTATTATTGTAATCATCCAAAGAACTGCTTGCTTAAATACCGGCAGTTATCGATAGGTAAACCCACCACCAAACAACATATCGAGGCGAAGACTGTACAGAACTGTCATCGGTAAAAACGAGGCGAACACAAAACTGTTTCATTTTGTGTCAAAAACTACGTACGTTTTCGTATAACTGTAAATattagtaaataataaattaataagcttataaataaatatataagtggACGTAGTGTGGCGCGCAACAAAGTTAAAAAGGCTGTAAAAACGTAGACTTTTGAACAAAAAACAGCAACCCAGCGTACGTGTGTTTTCACAGGCAGCCATTTTGGGCGAACTCAACGTCAGCAGAACGAGCTCCTaaattgtacatatattaaacGTAAGAACAgtgtgtttaattaaataacagGCGTAGGGCGAACGCAGTGACACCTAGACATTTAGGTGTCCGGAGCCTGAATTTATTTACTTGTGGCCTGGATTTTCACTGCATTTGCATGATGCACTCTTCATTCGCGCTCTTAAAGTTTTACGCTCTTTATGCTCACTTTCGCCGCCCCTTTCTCATTGACAGCTACATACATAGTTACGACAACTGCCGTTTTGTGTACCACGCCGGAAGCTTTTGCGCCAACAAAACCAAGCTTTTGTAGCAGACGTAAACAAACCCGAATCCAAAGCAATGGCCGATGAAGATATCACATTGAACGAGGATCAGCTCCTGGAGTCGCTGGAGGAGACGAACGGGGAGCAAGAGGCTGAGATCGCCACAGAAATCGCCACACTGACCGAGGTGAGTTGGGTTTGCCTTTGTTGACAGTGCCCAAGAACCAGTTTCTTGGCCTCACGCCCTGCGAAAGCCCGCCGAATTCCCTGGAAAAGCTCGCAAAGCTTTGGGGGATATACAAGCCGAAAGCCGCAGCAATGGCTGCTTTTTTCAGAGCGTCACTTCGCGCCGCCACTCCATTCCATTGTCTGCTGTGGTTTCGGGCGTTTGCTCATCGCTCCAAATCAAATACCACTAAATTCCATCTTTTCGCGTCGCCAGGAGGAGGCCAGCATGCAAATCGACCCGGAACTGGAGGCGATAAAGGCTCGCGTCAAggagatggaggaggaggccgaGAAGATAAAGCAGATGCAGTCGGAGGTGGACAAACAAATGGCCGGTGGGTCCACCACCGGCTTGGCCACAGTCCCGCTTTCTCTTGAGGAGAAGCAGGAAATCGACACGCGGTCCGTCTACGTGGGCAATGTGGACTACGGCGCATCGGCCGAGGAACTGGAGGCCCACTTCCACGGATGCGGCACCATCAACCGAGTAACCATACTCTGCAACAAGGCTGACGGGCACCCCAAGGGATTCGCGTACATCGAGTTCGGATCCAAGGAGTTCGTCGAGACGGCACTGGCCATGAACGAAACCCTCTTCCGAGGGCGTCAAATTAAGGTGAGTATCTGAAGCTCTTTTTGCTAGACCTGCTACCTATCAAACTctcagatacatatatagaaatttaaaagatcTGACTATGGTTCTTACGTAGCGCAATTTTGAGACACATATGTGTAGTTGACTTTAGCTTAATCCTTTCTCTATTCGCTTCCAGGTAATGTCGAAGCGCACAAACCGCCCTGGACTCTCCACCACAAACCGCTTCGCACGCGGCAGCTTCCGTGGTCGAGGAGCCCGTGTCTCCCGGGCGTGCTGTCACTCCACCTTCCGAGGCGCCAGACGAGCAATGTAAGTGGGCTCTGTAAAATCCCGATTGGATCAAGCTAATCCCGGTCTGTCTTTCGTTCCAGAAGGGGTTACCGTGGTCGCGCCAATTACTACGCTCCTTACtgattattgttttattaaaatccCTAGTAAGGTAAGTTGACAATTTCGAACTGATCTCTTTAAAAACCCAGACGAACGAGACTGAAACTGATTGATTGTTGAAATTTGATATGTGGGGGTTGCGTCCGATTTATGTGGGCTACCTAAAGTAATCCGATATCttttatatttagatatatattattttttcttgaaATGTATGAAACCAAAGAGCACGTcgttttatgtttaatttgctgtttcaaaaacaaaattaaattgctagaaaatagaaaatttttaTGGAGCTAAATGGAGTTAGTTTGCACAGCTGAATGGATCATTAGGGGGAATAAAAAGAATCAAATTTAAGGTTAAAGACTGAATAACTTTCCGAAACCTTTAAGGGAATGCCTTGCTCTCATCCGCAGCGTATTGGGACTTATTTTAATGCTTGCATTCAATTTACCGACTCTCGTCTTTAATCCATTAACTATTtgatttcagatttttttacaatataatttcaaaaaacattattttattgccaaacttctttgctaaataaaaaagagaaaacaatcGCAACAGAAAACGCCAGAAAAAATATcgtttcaataaaaaatgcatcCGCAGCAAGAAAACAGGCGAAAAAGAAGAGACctcgaaaataataaaaaatcaacatGGAAAACGAATATCTTGACTTGgctataatgttttttgaagcacccaacaccaaacacccccttttcacacattttaattttcaataaaacatcaaaaaaaaaaagattatgAAAAACCAGaagttgatttaaaaaaacaaaaaactatatacatcaataagtatatataaaagaaGCGCAAAAGAAACACAAACCCCAATAAAAGAAGTTAAAAGATGGCAAAAGCAAGTAAAGAAggaagaaaataataaaaaaatcaaaagaacaCAAGACTCTTGGGAAAGAAgtaaatcaacaaaatatattaaaaaaaagtgtgcgtaatttatatattcaaaaaaatatatagagtAAAGAGAAGATAAGAAAAGAAGTTGAATTTACTAAACCGAAAAAGATGAAGACAAATATAATCGAATTAAACAAGCTATCAATGCCTTTCCTTTGGGCGGGACAAGGTTTTTGGGATTGAGGATGCGAGTAACAGCTTGATTcctgccaccaccaccacctgccTCTCTTCCAGACTTTAGAAATATTgtgaataataaaaagaacatTCTTCATTCAAAAGCACTATTATATGGTTTTATTTCAATCGTAGGATTGCAGAGCCCGAGCGGACTTCAACTCGAAAATGCCGCTTTGCTGGCGTGTTGATTGATCTTGCGCTTCTAGAATTGACGTGGAACTGCGCTGCACTCCTAGTTCTTCTGGACGGCGGCCTGCACGAGGGGCAGGTTCTTGCCAAGGAAACACTTGAAGCCACGGAAGGCCCATTCGTTGGCGGGCGACTTCTGCTCGTTCTTGTCGGCGCACTTCTCGATGTCGGCCTTCAGCGCGGCCTTGTCCTCCTTGCCCTGGCCCAGTTGCGCCACCAGGTTCTCCACCTTGAAGCCCTTGGCCTCATCGAACAGGTCGAATTTGACGAAGATGCACTGGATGTAGTTGCGGGTGATGTCATCGTCGGGATAGTCGAAGGTCTTGTACTTGGCGATCAGGGCCTCGGTCACCTTGCTGCTGGCGGCACACTCCTTGCGCGCGCTCTGCAGATCCTCGGCGGTGCGCAGCTTGTAGTCGGAGGCGGAGGCCTGTCGAGGAGCAAGCGTACGGATTTGGATTACTGGCTGCCATCGGCTTCTCTCCCCTTGCAACACTTACCAGACCCAGCAGGGCGCACAGCAGAATGGCAACAGCGTTCTTCATGGTGAATCTAATTTTTTTGGTGGCTTCGATAGATTGTGTGAGGACTGAATGCTCGCTCGGAGGAAACTGTTGACTGTGGTCTGGGCTGCTCCAGCTTTTATACCTTCGAGCCCCGCTCAATGTGGGTATGTCGCACTCAACTGTGGGGCGATTTTGAGTGTCGCTCAATTGAGTTGCACTCGCCGGCGTAATTTAAATCTCATTATGGAATTTTTTGATAATGTCGAGGTTGTTGAGGAGACGAGAAATTAAGGATTACCTGatatatgaaaattatatCTAGGATTGAAGAGATACTAGCAGTAGGTCTTAATATTAGAATGCTGTATTGGGTTTTTACTACTCTGTTCGGGAGAGACATTTTCGATATAATTTTTCTTAGTTTTGTacttacaatttttattaaacaaaatttattaaaaatttttttagtAAAATGGCATTTACTTCTGGcaaaagttattttaatttttcagaTTATAACAATTATATTGATTATTCTATATTATGAGCTAATTAGTTTTTTCTATCCGAAACATTAGCATTCCAAGAGAACGCATTTCCTAATTTAAATAGAGAGcaggaaagaaagaaatatatCATTATCTATcatcatatatcatatataaaaACTACGAATTTATTCCTAATAAGGAATATAGTGAATCAAAAAGatttaatatatgttatttttaattacttttccGACTGTTcggaatatacatatatacgttgGATTTTTACCAAATTAAGACCGAAATGATATATCGTTTAAAAAATGCCGAAAACCAACAGCAACGAAggtaaatttttttcaaatttttctaGTGATGCaatccaagtccaagtccaatcCAGCCTGTTCctacttacatatgtatatactacCTGACAGGTACTAGAGAACAGACTTTCAGGGTAGTTTCATTTAGATATCTGTAGAACTGAGTTTGCGTAGAACATAGCGAAATCCACCCGGCTGCTGATACTGAtcatgaatatacatatatactctTTATATAGTAACCAAAGGTTTTCCTCTTTCCAGACAAAGTCAGTATACCCTGCCCTCTTCTTTTTCCAGCATATGACTtcttattaataaatatttaatacaacaaaatttcaaatataaatatcagcTGTTTCTGATTTAAGTTGTGGCATTAGCATAAGCAGAAAAATCTGTTTAAATTCCCATTgcttataaataatatgtaataagtataataaaaataagtataaaatccaaaataaaatcacatAGGTGTGGTCCACGGGATAGAACTATCTTATGCTATAATTCGGGATTGTAGGAAATGACATCGATGTTGTAGAAAATTCCTTTGATTgtttaagaatatatataaaacaatcTTATACCAAAACAAccatttttcattcataaatctTTGAATAAATGTTGATGTCTTTATTATGTGTCAGCCTCCTGATGTTTGTTTATTcattgtataaataaatttttgttttttcataGCGACTGgcttaaatggaaaataaaattcatagaACTTTGGAACCAAAAGGCATGTTCACATACGCAAACCCGCGCTTTTCGTAATTCCCCCATACAAACTAGGAGAGTTTGGCCCCCTAGGAAAAGTAATTGTGGATCTGCCACTGAGTTTGCATGACCGACCGTTTGTGGCCACTTAACTGCCCACTTCGTTGTCCGTGGGCCATTGTACACCAATGTGTATGCTGTAGGCTGGCCGGTCGGCCTGCTCTGCATTAAATGAGCATTAATTGAATTGGCAAAATTACGTTGACAAATGAAATGCCCCCCGCCAACGCGCCCGCGGCTCTCGGCTCGGATCATGGAGGTGCCCCAGCCAGATGCGAGAACTTTCCACTGCAACATGAGAAGCCGCCTGGGAATCGAGTGTCGTCCCCAGTCAGCTCATAATTCGTCTGCCAGACGCCAGGCAGGTGCAGGTGGTTTCCAGACACAAACAGAGAATTGTATATAGACCGGgttttgtttgaatttgaaGCATTTATTGGTATTGAAACACTATCAGTTAAGTATACATAGGTTTAGAGCACAGTTTTCATAAAAACTCCAAGAAAACCTAATCACAatgaacttaaattaaatgatcacatacgaaaaataatgaaatcaaaatcacAACTCCTTTGCGCCGTCTGGAATATGCATCTTCTACGAACCTGCGGGGAGTCTCAAAGGAACATACTTATAGTAGTCACTATTAATAACTGAATTTTGATAACAACTTAAACCACCCATTTAACTAGAAACGATCGATAGGAAATGATAATGAAACCAAGGAAATATCGAATCCTGGCTAAGCTTATGCATAATAtagatatttcatttttggtaAGCACATCTAGAAGGTTTGAAGCTAGGCAAACAATTTGGAAAAGCGCTATATCTGCTATAAATAGAGTGTGTTGCATATCCATATAAGTAAATAGGTTTGTAGTACGCAAGCTGGACTTCTCAGCAGCCAGTTCACTTCTCGGGAATGGGGCGCAGGGTGGCTATGTCCACCTTGGTGCTCGGTGGCACCAGCGCCGTCTCCAGCTCGGGGATCTCCAGGTCGGGGATGGGGTCGCGCCAGTAGTTGAAGTTGGAGAACTCGGCGGAGGCTTCGTCCAGTTTGACCGGCGGGAACAGTTGATCGACGATGTACGTCATGCTGCAGTATCTGGAAGAATGGCATGGTATTAGATCTCAAACGAATAATTTACGACCCACTCCTGTGGCTATGCTATGATCTCCACGATCTGAGCAGCCCGAGGGTATGCAATGCAATTCCTTGGACACTTTCGATCGGGAAAAGGCGCCTCGGGATatacttcattttttttttaatatggTAAATTCATCGAGAAGTAAATTCATACTCACGAATACCTGTTCAGTCTACTCTAACTACAGTCTACTACCGGATCTAGCTCATAACTCATGCCACACTCGGAGAAATAAAAGAGTTCCGTCACGGCGAAAGATAAGGTATATTTCGTTGGGTAATTCATATGTATAATGGTCATCCTTAGAACTAAACATAAAGAACTGCTGCGAGCAGAATACTTTCGAAACTTAACTGGCCGACGAACTTGGAGCTCGCTGGCCTGGCACATCAGGCACAGACATACAGGTATAGCACAATCCTAACTCTCTTAAAAAACTTATCACAATTTGCAAGCTGCACAACCTTCGACTGGGGCTAGGACTGGAGCTAATCTAGGAATTACTCCACTTGGGAGGCGAGGCCAAAATGACCTCGTTTTTGGTGGAGACGCGGCGGACTCGCATTATGAGGCCCACGTCGGCGGACCTTTCGTCGCCGGAGGCCACGTCTGCCTGGATGCCATCGTCATCGTTGGCAAAATCATCGTTATAGAGGGAATCGTCATCGTCCTCATCCCCGCTGCTTTCCTGACTCGGAGCGTGCTCGACGTCCACGTCGTAGTCGTCGCTGAACTGAAGCTCCTCCTCGGACTCCTCGTCGTCGAAGACGTCCGTCCGGTAAT
This window contains:
- the LOC6733494 gene encoding coilin isoform X1, producing MRQSSMKVDLSNFFKDERRNSLVFIDAAWNNIKDLQDHIQNLFSLKDISLLTADGCFLPPRESIKVLNSAEGLKAFRFASHDSDTFVSPAPVKSSKKRKNRSVEEQVHLTASTPLRPSKRSKNQNNSEWINIKEDPSCVGNKELLDKARGPSVQSKLLINKGIPKAPETQTEVSSMSANIETEKKESAPQTKKKSKNKKPPKSPEASEQVQNEPAPKSVSRCTLKESKMSESKNQDILSEKSGVVALQEDETPEEQQDKTHLDVDQTEKGPGIAGSLPSISFRSPLLEMSFNVPRIVPFPTKKKQIEILEYIQLKPISPRLLLQKGAKSDTAKQFPSNGKDSTLKLESIDTLRDQEFPDVKDKKTVSEDIKTAVATFPEDIIETSTTLPEAIAAVESAYLDNSTEAETTLPSEAEATNPLELTDSFLQNNTSMEKTPKVEKILPDDENASPIKNNVDSKDVKTEKVPIFEEELVSDSDDDVMLVDDSNIDVTCDDSDIEPIPVVQDRQSLGIIRNLLRTATPLTSLPSRGDTVIFKLLKIKGNAKSGSTEFIAGRCTYVNRRTKIVTVETIIYPPEIGRILSQYYMSGLNESSEDVRTLSVHLKDMIEAKSIIPTID
- the LOC6733494 gene encoding coilin isoform X2, whose product is MRQSSMKVDLSNFFKDERRNSLVFIDAAWNNIKDLQDHIQNLFSLKDISLLTADGCFLPPRESIKVLNSAEGLKAFRFASHDSDTFVSPAPVKSSKKRKNRSVEEQVHLTASTPLRPSKRSKNQNNSEWINIKEDPSCVGNKELLDKARGPSVQSKLLINKGIPKAPETQTEVSSMSANIETEKKESAPQTKKKSKNKKPPKSPEASEQVQNEPAPKSVSRCTLKESKMSESKNQDILSEKSGVVALQEDETPEEQQDKTHLDVDQTEKGPGIAGSLPSISFRSPLLEMSFNVPRIVPFPTKKKQIEILEYIQLKPISPRLLLQKGAKSDTAKQFPSNGKDSTLKLESIDTLRDQEFPDVKDKKTVSEDIKTAVATFPEDIIETSTTLPEAIAAVESAYLDNSTEAETTLPSEAEATNPLELTDSFLQNNTSMEKTPKVEKILPDDENASPIKNNVDSKDVKTEKVPIFEEELVSDSDDDVMLVDDSNIDVTCDDSDIEPIPVQDRQSLGIIRNLLRTATPLTSLPSRGDTVIFKLLKIKGNAKSGSTEFIAGRCTYVNRRTKIVTVETIIYPPEIGRILSQYYMSGLNESSEDVRTLSVHLKDMIEAKSIIPTID
- the LOC6733496 gene encoding uncharacterized protein LOC6733496, producing the protein MSHGDQSQNQSCQRSQALTGGGDSARDREKEKKGWFHSLTRRKKSDSALAVSASASTSGSQNNNNEVCVLEAADSSMASCSNGGTGTGTLRRRRDKDKRNVFARLRRKVGQGLSSLRNWHSMGDCDDGGTTDATYEFLTPAICPEPTLPFTHDYLRFIRKKWLEREDAHSPNQIMYKACSEMLNQVWYWGEISRRDSQRQLSDKPTGSFLVRDSETSGSQFTLSFRIVNVTLHYRLEYRDNFWHFEELKYESIVEMIEDILHRCTNDNFVCFVKVPNEMQPPFPVILKYPLSRYANMPKLQDLCRRVLQRQMSREQLAQLPVPAQMLEYLSVERELVFQS
- the LOC6733497 gene encoding snRNA-activating protein complex subunit 3, whose protein sequence is MDSTYMTTKPALNLRDFLSDYQNKISGTADEVPFFLQTNPVLVDVSDSCSLDLIESPDDSSIAVFQPAADKCRPTFSLPQENQHVPSTFTALSQHKDKSRKCPFGRTQYSHKLNPPPTDAPNLHLDACGELELTVRVYRPPRAYHRGFKVEIPVFAEEFVCLGSNYLTELRDKISCVCNGKRFVDISDDPDAPLPSIDTNPGYFFINDTFYNDQRNPNNPDYSKTVLQWAAKANGVNGETLKVESMEGKRFIDLTVSPGSPLHYLHHGNCEHLFVISQIEVLTPLSKRPDRSLYPYPHAFSTFNRRTCYMCGIRSYSFIVNQSRRQLHDPSYLCRSCFLSFFYVDGVKLGQFKAYRMYDHVELENEEEDVKEQNLPF
- the LOC27206140 gene encoding uncharacterized protein LOC27206140 yields the protein MNDSSDSEYEDTEYLVFADFKNHIHPHQLKHEDAAIKVIGIESDTPMAEVNGSIYRGRYEHSVGTNVFFEKEKDNLASDPLFESVCRQRYQYVDKSTKVISFERVYVDNLHQEVEKSAEAEQDEQTEPKPESLKLNITYKEAINKFGEDH